In Candidatus Electrothrix scaldis, the genomic window GGTAAAGAATCGGCACAATTGATCCCTCTCCGCCAGAAGATGGCACTGTGTTCAACCACTGCCCTAAATTACCTGCTGAATAGGCCGCAGAAAATTTACTATAAACAGAAAATCCCTCAGCATCACACCCCCCGTTTCCTCCTTTCAATACACCGACCAGCTCATCGCTGTTATGAAAAATTCCGGAACCGCTGCTGCCACCCTGCGTTCCCCCGTCTGTCCAGTCCACTGCCAGGAAGCTGCCGGTATCCGAGGGGGTACAGCTAAAATCAGCACCGTCCATATAGCACTTATACTCTCCCTCGTTATTGCCGAAAGAAATTTTTTTCCAGTCACCCTGCGGGTGATGAACCCCTGTCAATTCACCGGGATCAATATTGATATTCCAGCCTGCATAATAAACTCCGGCCGGGGGACTGTCATGAAGCTCCAATAATGATGCATCCTGATTGCTGTCAAGATCACTTGTCGTTGTACCTCCTGTCCAGAGCAACGTCGCGCCACCAGTTCTTGTTGCATAATCAGCGTTACGAGTTGTCCCGTTACAGGTTGAAGACTCAAAAAACCACAAGGTCTGCAAAGTGGAGGCAACTGTTTGATTTGCAATACAGTGATTGGCAGAAATAAAATACGGCTTCCATGTCGTGAGGTCCGCATCATTCAACAAGGTTCCCGTGCATATATACGTGGAACCCGAATCAGTAAAAACCATTTTTGCAACAGCCTTTCTCATGTTGAGCCAGGATGGATAACATGTCGCGTCGTTCTGGCAGGCATTACTGTCTCCATAGTCCTGATTGATGAATTGATGTTCACTTGAACTGAAGGGAGAAACAGCAAGATGCGAGAGCGCGGAAAAAGTGATTTGAACATCATCCGTTTCACCCCCCGGAGGTACATATATCTCAACCCCTAAAGATTCTCCTTCGATAACAGGTGACCAGTATACGTCAGAGTACTCGTTGTCAGGTTTCGATTTCATATTACGCTGTATCAACGTGTTTATTCCCTCTCCTGTCACCACAAATTCCGCTCTATCGCCGACGATATTTCCCTGAAAAAACCTCAATTCAGCCTGTGACGGCAGATTATCTGCGGATATTCCGATCCGCAATGCCGCCGCACCGGATGATGTAAAGATGAAGGTTGAGGTATGACCTCCCTCGGGATGCGTATTCCACTGAAGACCCTTCTGTTCTTGAAGTACAGCTATCTTTCTTGGCACACCTATAATTTTTCTTGGAGATTCAACGGACAACATAGCACCTAAATCCTGCAATTAGTTGAAAGGGTATCGTAAAAATAGTATAATCCTCAATATGTTAAAGGTAAAATTACTACAGAAGAGGGTCACTATTTTTATGAAGTCTAAACAGAATAAACGATCTGCCCGAGTCTCGCCCAAAAAAATACAAATTAATAAAGGAGCAAAAGGGGTTACAGCACAGGCAGGCTTGATTCCTGCCGTAAAGTTCCTGCAAAAACATAATGTTGGCCAGCTTATCCAGGAAACTTTAGAACATCAACGCGGAGCCACCGCCACTTATGATGCAGTTGATATAATATTTCTCCCTTTGATAGCTATTATCGGCGGAGCTCGTTCTATCAGCAATATTGCAACAGTCTGGGCAGATAGCGTACTTTGCCGGATAGCAGGATGGCGGTTAATCCCGGACGAAACAACCTTTGGCCGCCTTTTTCGAACATTCAGCTATCGTCATATCAATAACCTGGAAGTTCTTAATCATCGGTTGCGTGCTCGCATGTGGCGTAAGGGATTGCGATCCGGGAAAAGTAAAGTCGGTGCAGCCCACTGTCTGGTTGTTGATGTGGATTCCACAGAAAAGACGGTATACGGTTCTCAGCAAGGAGCGGCCAAAGGGTTTAATCCACATAAACGCGGTGCAAAATCGTATCATCCTCTGCTTGCATTTTGCGCTGAAAGCAAAGAGATATTGCAAGGGTGGCTTCGATGCGGCAATGCCTATACAAGTAATGGTATTGTCGAGTTTACCAAGCAACTTCTGGCACACCTTCCCAATGGAACCCGGATTTTGTTCAGGGGCGACAGCGGTTTTTTTGTTGGTGCCCTGCTTGATCTTTTGGATCAGTATGGTCATAGTTACCTGATCAAGGTTAAGCTCAAGGGGCTGGTCACCCTTCTGTCCAAACAATCCTGGGAGCCGGTCCCCGGGCAGGCCGGTTGGGAACAATGTATCTTTTTTCATAAATGTACGACCTGGTCTTCGACCCGACTCTTTGTTGCGGTCCGCAGAGAGAAACCGGCTGACCCGGCAAAACCAGCGACCCTGTTTGAGATGAAGGAGTTCGATTACTTCTGTTATGTGGTCAGTGAGATTGCTGATCCATGGCAGGTCCACAAACGATACGGCCAACGAGCAACTTGTGAAACCTGGATTGAGGAAGCAAAAAACCAGACTGCGTTGGTACATATCAAGACAGAAGATTTCTGGGCAAATAGTGTGTTGTTTCAAGCTGCTATTCTGGCATACAACACGATACGATGGATGGCTTTATTGAGCGGTAATGCTGTATTACGTCGCTGGGAGCCAGGTACAATTCGTACATTTCTCGTTCGGGTGGCTGGGAAGTATACTACTGGTGGACGGCAGCAAAAGCTATTTGTTCCCGAACGAATGCTGTATTCCACTCAGTGGGATGACTGGGTGGCGGTGGGGCTGTACTGACCAGCACTACTACCTCTTTTTTTGAAATATTTTTTTCCATCAACAGGATTAGTGCGTCTTGTGGGGCAAAATATTCTACTTGATCAGCCTTAAAGAGGCATCTGCTTATCTGGAAACAGCACTTTTCGGTGTTTTTTACTATCAACTGATAACTATTTTCAGAATTTTTGGTTTTCTACAACACCAAATGGTTAGTCATTTGAGCCAAAAAGATCAATTGCAGGATTTAGGTAGCATGCAATGTTTCTGTCTCAAGGCGGTCCAACGCAATCTTTCGGGCCTGTGCAGCAGCATTCATCAATTTAAGATCTTTCCGCCCCTTATGGCTCTCATTTATTTTCTCCAATTGCATGCCCGGATAAATCGCACCGGAAATGCGGGCATAATCCGCTGCGCCCCCTTGGCAAACAAAGAAAAAAACGGAGGAAACAACGAGTAAAACCATAATCCCGACACGATCCTTCATACTTCTTCTCCTTAAAAAATATCTTTTTAAAACGACAAACCTTCGTTGCTATACAAAAAAACATCCTTTTTGCAATAATATATCACATCGAAAATTATTTCAAAATATAAAGAGATAAAGGCGGATCGGCAGGCTGTCTTCGGCCTTCCGCAACGGTAAATTTTGCGGCGTTCACAGGAAAAACCATTTGTTCATGTCGCCGGAGGCTCTCTTTCAACACAAGACAATCACGAGAGAAGATATTCCGGGAAGGCCGAAAGCAGGTTGAGCGGAAAAGAAACAGAGCGGAAGGACAGGAGGAATACTCCCGTCCAGTTACAACATGCGAGTAGCGAGTATTCGCTCCCGAAGATTATGCCCCTGGGGGAGGAGGAGGAGGAACAGATCCGGCTCCGCCTGCCGCAGCAGCAGTACTCGCCCGACGTGCCTTACCCGCTTTCACCTTACTGCCAATCAGTACGACCAAACCAACAGCCGCAACGAGCAGGATAATAGCCAGCAAAGGTCGGAAGACAATCCAGGCTATGGCAATCGTGATCAGGGACAGGACAGCAGCCAGCAGGAAGGCGATGAAGCCGGTGCCAGCTTCAACAATATTACCCAGGAAGGGAAGAACATCTGCCAGAACAGAGAATACTTTAAAGATCAAACTGAGTCCGATCATCATCAGGACGAAGCCCACAGCACGCAATGCCCAGGTCAAAATGGTGTTATCGGTCTGAGCCTTCTGAAACATAGCCTCAGCGCTGTGCTGCCCAACCTGGAGGAGTTCGATGTCACCACCGGCCTGGGCATGATACGCCTGAAGTCTGCTGCCGTTCTGTTGTGCAACCATGCTCACCTGGACAGGAGGAACGAACTCAAAACGAATCCGGACATCACCAATCTGCGGAGAAGCAGGATCATCACCAACATAGAAACCACCATTCCAGCGCTCCACTCTTCCTGACATACCCTCGGATAACGGCGTATCCTCGCTGACAGCAAGGGATTGAAACTGGTTGATCCGCTGGACCTGGGAGGAAGACAACTGAAAAGCCCCCAGGGTAACCTGCTTCGCTGTCTGTTCCTCTGAGTTATAGGGCATGGCACCAGGGTTTTCATGACCTCCTGACTTTTTAAAGCTGGAGGAGCGAATCACATCATCAGACCAGGTCTTGCTGTAGGAGTAGGTCGTCACGGTTTCTGTGCCTCCGCCGAGTTTCTTTTGTGTCTCACTCTTCGAGCTTTCCTTCCACTGATACATCTCTACCTTGCGGCGCAGACGCAGAGCATTCTCCGCAACCCCAAATACCGGGTCTGTCAGAACCTCTTCAGTGTAGGCCCTATCACTCAGATGGATGAGCTTGCCTTCATTGGCCGGATCGACCTGATCCGAGGCAACGCTGATTACGGCTCCACCGCCCTCCTTCAGCGTTTTATAGGTCTTTACAGCCCGTCCTTCGTTCCAAAACAAGAGCGGAAAAGCGCCAAGAAAGAGAATAAAACCGAAAATGATACCCTTCAATGCCCCGCCGATCCTGCCGAACCAGGATTCACTCGTGACTTCTGTATAACTGTCGTCTGACATGATGCATTCCTCCCTGAAAAAATGGGTTAGTTGATGGCCCATTGTAAAACAGAGCATTACAATTCTGCAATAACTGTTTACAGAAACTAGGGAATTTCAGCCAGGTCAGCTCAACCAATTTTCTACGACTAAACCGGGTACCCGTGAAAACTCACGCAAACTCGCAGTAACGATGGTTAATTGAAGGGAGCGGGCATGAGCTGCGATCAACAGATCATTCCCGCCAATAGGCAGCCCTGCTTGTTCCAGGGAGGTTCTGATTTCACCGTAATGCAGGGGAATATTTCTCTCAAGAGAAAGCACAGGTAAGGCCTGAAGCAGCTGCTCTACACGGGAGATCAGACGGGCAGAGCCTTTTTTATACGTTCCGTATCCGTAACGCAACTCGCAGGCAACAATCAGGCTGGTACAGCACAAGGGCTCAATATCAGGAGCGGTAATCTTACGAGCAGCACTTCCTGTTGGATTTTTTATAAGGTCAGAGAGGATATTGGTGTCCAGCAAGTAACGATACAAAGACATCTCAGAATATATCCTCCGGTGTGACTCCTGAATCCTCTATTTCTGGAAAATCATCGTTAATAGGCTCCCAGGAGGATAAGAGAGCTGCTAAGCCTTTTTTCACAACAGGCTCTATGATTAAGCATTCACCCTCTTTACGGATAATAGCTTCATTTCCTTCCAACTCAAATTCACGAGGGATACGAAGTGCTTGGTTGCGCCCATTACGGAACAGGCGGACATGACGTTCTGTCTGCATAATTTTCTCCTCTTTCAATCTCTTGCCATATACCGTAGCATATGCCTGCATTTCCCCATTGTCAAGCAACCAAGAAAGCAGTGCTGCAATTTTTACTAAAATCAGGTATAATGCTCCTTTTTTGCAGTACAGCAGAAAAAATCCCCGCAATAAATCAACTCATAGACTCCTGGACTCTGCATGAAAACGGAAGAGACACGAACAATCAAAGAACTTATCCAATCCTATAATGCAGGGCATCGGCTGGAATACGTTTTTTTCTGGGGCCATACTCCACCTGAGGAAGGTTTTATCAATCAATCCTGCCTGAGTCAATGGTATGCAGCGCCCTTTAAAGTTGACGGAATTAAATTCCTCACAGCCGAGCATTACATGATGTATCACAAGGCGAGGCTCTTTGGTGACATCGACGCTGCCGCAAAGGTGGTGCAAGCGGAGAATCCTGGTGAGGCAAAGAAGATTGGCAGAACGGTGCAGGGATTCCAGCAGGAGGAATGGGATAAACACTGCACAGAAATAGCTATCCAGGGGAACATCGCTAAGTTCGGGCAGAACAAAGCAATATTAACCTACCTCCTTGCCACGAAAAACAAGGTACTGGTTGAGGCCAGTCCCTATGATAAGGTCTGGGGAATCGGTTTGGGCTACGATGCAAAGGGAATTGGCAACCCCTTAGCATGGAGAGGAAAAAACCTGCTGGGCTTTGCCTTGATGGAGGTAAGGGCAAGGCTAGTGAAAGACAGCTCGCTGACTTGACAGGTTCCAGCCCTCCAAAGTAAAGAACACTCATACTTCAGATCTCAATACATTAAAAGAACAAGCCCCCCTTTGCAAAGACGGCATTGCTGGGACACAGCCCTACCTTTCTGCCCGCAATAACAGGGCGAACACAGAGGTTTACCCCTACAGCACCCGGCAAGGGGTGGAAAAAATCCTGCTAACCCCCTCAACATATTTCCCATGCTCACAATAAACAACCTCAGCCTGCAATACGGCTCAAAGCATCTCTTTCGTGAAGTCTCCTCCCAGATCCATGCCGATGACCGCATCGGACTTGCAGGGGTGAACGGCACTGGAAAATCCACCCTGATGAAGATTATCAGCGGGTCCCTGGAGACTGATCCCGGTGTCATCAATCGCGCATCCTGGTTCACAGTGGCCTATCTCCCTCAGGAGATCTCTATCGAGCTGGGCCAACGCTCGCTCTTTGACGAGGCGGAAAACGCCTTTGACGAGGCATTGCAGCAGCAGCAGGAGTTTGACGAGATCAACCAAAAGCTGGCTGAGCTGGACCAAGACAGCCCGGAGCTGGAGCCACTCCTGGAGCGGCAGGGCGAACTCCAACACCTGCTGGAAGGCCACGACATCTTCCGCATCCGTCCCCAGATTGAGCGCATCCTCTTTGGCCTGGGTTTTTCCAAGGAAGACCTGGACCGGCCCGTAGCCGAGTTCTCCGGTGGCTGGATCATGCGCCTGCTTTTAGCCAAGCTGCTCCTGCGCAGACCTGCCCTGCTCCTGCTGGATGAACCCACCAACCATCTTGATCTGGATTCCCTGACCTGGCTGGAAGAGTTCCTCCAGCAATACCAGGGTGCCATGATGATTATTTCCCATGACCGTTCTTTTCTTGATCGGGTCACCACCAAGACCTGGGAGCTCAGCCTTGGCCGCTTAACCACCTACAAGGGCAATTACTCCAAGTATCTGGTGGACAAAGAAGAACGCATGGAGCTGGAACGGGCCGCCTATGATAATCAGCAGGCCATGATCAAGCAGGCCGAGCAATTCATTACCCGTTTTCGGGCCAAGTCCACCAAGGCCAAGCAGGTCCAGAGCCGGGTCAAGCAGTTGGAAAAGCTGGAGCGCCTGGAGCTGTCCGAGACCGAGCGCACCATCCACTTTTCCTTTCCGCCTGCCATGCCATCAGGCCGGGATATCCTCAACCTGGATAAAGTGAATAAGTCCTTTGACGGCAAACAGATATTTAAAGATGTCCATCTCAACCTGCAACGAGGGGATAAGCTGGGGGTTGTCGGGGTCAATGGGGCAGGTAAAACCACCCTGCTCAAGATTATGGCCGGGCTGGAAGCGGCTGAAGGTGAGATCAGTCTGGGGCATAATGTCATCCTCACCTATTTCGGCCAGCATCAGGCCCAGGAACTCTACGGCGAGTCCAGCATATTGGACACGGTGTACCATGCAGCTCAGGACATGACCGTGACCAAGGTGCGCT contains:
- a CDS encoding AbrB/MazE/SpoVT family DNA-binding domain-containing protein — its product is MQTERHVRLFRNGRNQALRIPREFELEGNEAIIRKEGECLIIEPVVKKGLAALLSSWEPINDDFPEIEDSGVTPEDIF
- a CDS encoding NADAR family protein produces the protein MKTEETRTIKELIQSYNAGHRLEYVFFWGHTPPEEGFINQSCLSQWYAAPFKVDGIKFLTAEHYMMYHKARLFGDIDAAAKVVQAENPGEAKKIGRTVQGFQQEEWDKHCTEIAIQGNIAKFGQNKAILTYLLATKNKVLVEASPYDKVWGIGLGYDAKGIGNPLAWRGKNLLGFALMEVRARLVKDSSLT
- a CDS encoding IS1380 family transposase, which codes for MKSKQNKRSARVSPKKIQINKGAKGVTAQAGLIPAVKFLQKHNVGQLIQETLEHQRGATATYDAVDIIFLPLIAIIGGARSISNIATVWADSVLCRIAGWRLIPDETTFGRLFRTFSYRHINNLEVLNHRLRARMWRKGLRSGKSKVGAAHCLVVDVDSTEKTVYGSQQGAAKGFNPHKRGAKSYHPLLAFCAESKEILQGWLRCGNAYTSNGIVEFTKQLLAHLPNGTRILFRGDSGFFVGALLDLLDQYGHSYLIKVKLKGLVTLLSKQSWEPVPGQAGWEQCIFFHKCTTWSSTRLFVAVRREKPADPAKPATLFEMKEFDYFCYVVSEIADPWQVHKRYGQRATCETWIEEAKNQTALVHIKTEDFWANSVLFQAAILAYNTIRWMALLSGNAVLRRWEPGTIRTFLVRVAGKYTTGGRQQKLFVPERMLYSTQWDDWVAVGLY
- a CDS encoding ATP-binding cassette domain-containing protein, with translation MLTINNLSLQYGSKHLFREVSSQIHADDRIGLAGVNGTGKSTLMKIISGSLETDPGVINRASWFTVAYLPQEISIELGQRSLFDEAENAFDEALQQQQEFDEINQKLAELDQDSPELEPLLERQGELQHLLEGHDIFRIRPQIERILFGLGFSKEDLDRPVAEFSGGWIMRLLLAKLLLRRPALLLLDEPTNHLDLDSLTWLEEFLQQYQGAMMIISHDRSFLDRVTTKTWELSLGRLTTYKGNYSKYLVDKEERMELERAAYDNQQAMIKQAEQFITRFRAKSTKAKQVQSRVKQLEKLERLELSETERTIHFSFPPAMPSGRDILNLDKVNKSFDGKQIFKDVHLNLQRGDKLGVVGVNGAGKTTLLKIMAGLEAAEGEISLGHNVILTYFGQHQAQELYGESSILDTVYHAAQDMTVTKVRSLLGAFLFTGDEVDKHVQVLSGGEKSRVALAKMLVKPANLMLLDEPTNHLDITSQEVLQEAMAQYEGSIIVVSHNRAFVNSFVNKVLEIRDGRAILHEGNIDDYLAARQQLDEEQLAVKKQEKQQQKAPAETKQDASSSVDRKEERRLRAQRRQQLSSQLKPWKKKAKAAEKEIEALEERKGELEGLMANPELYADQPRWNKTSKEYNEVSKWLERQYAVWEEAQGKIEEIEGEE
- a CDS encoding TMEM43 family protein codes for the protein MSDDSYTEVTSESWFGRIGGALKGIIFGFILFLGAFPLLFWNEGRAVKTYKTLKEGGGAVISVASDQVDPANEGKLIHLSDRAYTEEVLTDPVFGVAENALRLRRKVEMYQWKESSKSETQKKLGGGTETVTTYSYSKTWSDDVIRSSSFKKSGGHENPGAMPYNSEEQTAKQVTLGAFQLSSSQVQRINQFQSLAVSEDTPLSEGMSGRVERWNGGFYVGDDPASPQIGDVRIRFEFVPPVQVSMVAQQNGSRLQAYHAQAGGDIELLQVGQHSAEAMFQKAQTDNTILTWALRAVGFVLMMIGLSLIFKVFSVLADVLPFLGNIVEAGTGFIAFLLAAVLSLITIAIAWIVFRPLLAIILLVAAVGLVVLIGSKVKAGKARRASTAAAAGGAGSVPPPPPPGA
- a CDS encoding type II toxin-antitoxin system VapC family toxin; the protein is MSLYRYLLDTNILSDLIKNPTGSAARKITAPDIEPLCCTSLIVACELRYGYGTYKKGSARLISRVEQLLQALPVLSLERNIPLHYGEIRTSLEQAGLPIGGNDLLIAAHARSLQLTIVTASLREFSRVPGLVVENWLS